One stretch of Halobaculum marinum DNA includes these proteins:
- a CDS encoding 50S ribosomal protein L21e, whose amino-acid sequence MPSSNGPLHGTRGKLSNDPRDRGTSPPQRAIAEFDEGQKVHLNIDPSVPDGRFHPRFNGHTGTVKGKQGAAFKVEIVDGSKAKTIIVKPAHLKAQTE is encoded by the coding sequence ATGCCGAGTTCGAACGGACCCCTTCACGGTACTCGTGGAAAGCTGTCGAACGACCCCCGCGACCGCGGGACCTCCCCGCCACAGCGCGCAATCGCCGAGTTCGACGAGGGCCAGAAGGTCCACCTCAACATCGACCCGTCGGTTCCCGACGGCCGGTTCCACCCGCGCTTCAACGGCCACACGGGCACCGTCAAGGGCAAGCAGGGCGCCGCGTTCAAAGTCGAGATCGTCGACGGCAGCAAGGCCAAGACGATCATCGTCAAGCCCGCGCACCTGAAGGCCCAGACCGAGTGA
- a CDS encoding RNA polymerase Rpb4 family protein encodes MTIFKEKLSEEYLTVSQAKELLGKVEAERATDEDREMRYELARAVDHVNRFAFLDPDESLELVEELLELEKVDEPQAYKIADLLPRDRTEVRAVYAQERYALDGDELDAILDVVAKYA; translated from the coding sequence ATGACGATCTTCAAGGAGAAGCTGAGCGAGGAGTACCTCACCGTCTCGCAGGCGAAGGAGCTGCTCGGGAAGGTCGAGGCCGAGCGCGCCACCGACGAGGACCGCGAGATGCGCTACGAGTTGGCGCGCGCGGTCGACCACGTCAACCGCTTCGCGTTCCTCGACCCCGACGAGTCGCTCGAACTCGTCGAGGAGCTGCTGGAGCTGGAGAAGGTGGACGAGCCGCAGGCGTACAAAATCGCCGACCTCCTGCCCCGCGATCGCACGGAGGTCCGTGCGGTGTACGCCCAGGAGCGATACGCGCTCGACGGCGACGAACTCGACGCGATCCTCGACGTCGTCGCCAAGTACGCGTAA
- a CDS encoding DUF655 domain-containing protein — protein sequence MNDEHDPGAADSPPDDTDARVVNAYILEYLPHGRADDDRPQHRRPAVAYGLGERDFRLFEFELTDDAEFGIDDLVQIEPETAPGIKRARRVDYDDLNRGASQELEYVVEEIVESNERRFVDFYNQAEPITLRLHQLNLLPGIGKKLRNNVLEARKRGPFETFEDVSERVSGLHDPKQTLVERVMEELRDDDLKYRIFVGVDAPTANKT from the coding sequence ATGAACGACGAGCACGATCCGGGAGCAGCGGACAGTCCGCCGGACGACACCGACGCCCGCGTCGTCAACGCGTACATCCTGGAGTACCTCCCCCACGGACGTGCCGACGACGACCGCCCGCAGCACCGCCGTCCGGCGGTCGCGTACGGCCTCGGCGAGCGCGATTTCCGGCTGTTCGAGTTCGAACTCACCGACGACGCCGAGTTCGGTATCGACGACCTCGTCCAGATCGAACCGGAGACGGCACCTGGGATCAAGCGCGCGCGACGCGTCGACTACGACGACCTCAACCGCGGCGCCAGCCAGGAACTGGAGTACGTCGTCGAGGAGATCGTCGAGTCGAACGAGCGACGCTTCGTCGACTTCTACAACCAGGCGGAGCCGATCACCCTGCGCCTCCACCAGTTGAACCTCCTCCCGGGGATCGGGAAGAAGCTCCGCAACAACGTCCTCGAGGCTCGCAAGCGCGGGCCGTTCGAGACGTTCGAGGACGTGAGCGAGCGCGTCTCCGGACTGCACGACCCCAAGCAGACGCTCGTCGAGCGCGTCATGGAGGAGTTGCGCGACGACGACCTGAAGTACCGGATCTTCGTCGGCGTGGACGCGCCGACGGCGAACAAGACCTGA
- a CDS encoding 16S ribosomal RNA methyltransferase A, producing MTDAASEFRDPDDLRRRAGVRGDPDRDQHFLVDDRVLDRLPGYLPEDADRSHLLEIGGGTGALTDRLLAAGDHVTVVERDRDLAAFLREEFADEVDAGALDIVAGDALDVELPDFSASVSNLPYGVSSEVTFRLLPLGKPLVLMFQAEFADRMVADPGTSEYGRLSVSTQHYADVEVVERIPPEAFDPQPRVDSAVVRCVPRDPDYEVDDEAFFLRFVKALFTQRRKTVRNAIRNTAHISGLADADAVVDAADEALLSKRPGDLPPAEFAALAELAADTSEVGPGQ from the coding sequence ATGACCGACGCTGCCTCCGAGTTCCGCGATCCGGACGACCTCCGGCGGCGCGCGGGCGTGCGCGGCGACCCAGACCGCGACCAGCACTTCCTCGTGGACGACCGCGTGCTCGACCGCCTGCCGGGCTACCTGCCCGAGGACGCCGACCGCTCGCACCTGCTCGAGATCGGCGGCGGGACGGGCGCGCTCACCGACCGCCTGCTGGCCGCCGGCGACCACGTCACGGTGGTCGAGCGCGACCGCGACCTGGCGGCGTTCCTCCGCGAGGAGTTCGCCGACGAGGTCGACGCGGGTGCCCTCGACATCGTCGCCGGCGACGCACTCGACGTCGAGTTACCCGACTTCTCGGCGTCGGTGTCGAACCTCCCGTACGGCGTCTCTTCGGAGGTGACGTTCCGCCTCCTCCCGCTGGGGAAGCCGCTCGTGTTGATGTTCCAGGCGGAGTTCGCCGACCGGATGGTCGCGGATCCGGGCACCTCCGAGTACGGTCGCCTCTCGGTGTCGACGCAGCACTACGCCGACGTCGAGGTCGTCGAGCGCATCCCGCCGGAGGCGTTCGACCCGCAGCCGCGCGTCGACAGCGCGGTCGTCCGGTGTGTGCCTCGCGACCCCGACTACGAGGTCGACGACGAGGCGTTCTTCCTCCGGTTCGTGAAGGCGCTGTTCACCCAGCGCCGCAAGACCGTCCGCAACGCGATCCGCAACACCGCCCACATCTCGGGGCTCGCGGACGCGGACGCTGTCGTCGACGCCGCCGACGAGGCGCTGTTGTCGAAGCGTCCGGGTGATCTGCCGCCCGCCGAGTTCGCGGCGCTGGCGGAGTTGGCCGCCGACACGAGCGAGGTCGGCCCCGGACAGTGA
- a CDS encoding mechanosensitive ion channel family protein — protein sequence MIQSGGAAEPSPIVEALSAVVDAIQAATPTPELRVVASLVAVIVLAAVVVAVRQFGPWLKARTDDRDLTIESLRAVVVTVTVVLFGLSLVVVWRGVGLAVGVLPTDTVTGRAVVRTVLTVAILVFATVATRLTKRGIRDFGRRNGALSDHQTEITHHVVQVGVYAVALLVVFTVWGVNPGNLLVGAGFAGIVLGLAARQTLGAVLAGFVVLFSRPFELGDWVVIGDQEGVVTDITIVNTQIRTFDEEYVMIPNDVVTDTEVVNRSRKGRLRLNLDVGVDYATDVDRAAEIAEEAMRGHDLVLAQPDPHVVLTGFGDSSVGLRLRFYIDNPSARKMWKARTRVTLAVKEAFDEAGIKIPFPQRELSGRAETAGFRVAGGEGRQTARGSAANTQTDGGGHGGDDA from the coding sequence GTGATCCAGTCCGGGGGTGCGGCGGAGCCGAGTCCGATCGTCGAGGCGCTGTCGGCGGTCGTCGACGCGATCCAGGCGGCGACTCCGACGCCCGAGTTGCGGGTCGTCGCGTCGCTGGTCGCGGTGATCGTGCTCGCGGCCGTCGTCGTCGCCGTCCGACAGTTCGGGCCGTGGCTCAAGGCGCGGACCGACGACCGCGACCTCACCATCGAGTCGCTGCGGGCGGTCGTGGTCACCGTCACCGTCGTGCTGTTCGGTCTCTCCCTCGTCGTCGTCTGGCGTGGCGTCGGGTTGGCCGTCGGCGTCCTCCCGACCGACACGGTCACCGGCAGAGCCGTCGTCCGCACGGTGCTGACGGTCGCCATCCTCGTGTTCGCGACGGTGGCGACTCGACTGACCAAGCGTGGGATCCGCGACTTCGGTCGGCGCAACGGAGCGCTGTCTGACCACCAGACGGAGATCACTCACCACGTCGTCCAGGTCGGCGTGTACGCGGTCGCGCTGCTCGTCGTGTTCACCGTCTGGGGCGTCAACCCCGGCAACCTCCTCGTCGGCGCGGGGTTCGCGGGCATCGTCCTCGGTCTCGCCGCCCGACAGACGCTCGGGGCCGTGCTGGCGGGGTTCGTCGTGCTGTTCTCGCGTCCGTTCGAGTTGGGCGACTGGGTCGTGATCGGCGACCAGGAGGGCGTCGTCACCGACATCACCATCGTCAACACCCAGATCCGGACGTTCGACGAGGAGTACGTGATGATCCCCAACGACGTGGTCACCGACACAGAAGTCGTGAACCGCTCGCGCAAGGGTCGCCTCCGCCTCAACCTCGACGTCGGCGTCGACTACGCCACCGACGTGGACCGCGCCGCCGAAATCGCCGAGGAGGCGATGCGCGGCCACGACCTCGTGCTCGCACAGCCTGACCCCCACGTCGTGCTCACGGGGTTCGGCGACTCCTCCGTCGGCCTCCGCCTGCGCTTCTACATCGACAACCCCAGCGCTCGAAAGATGTGGAAGGCGCGCACGCGGGTCACGCTCGCGGTGAAGGAGGCGTTCGACGAGGCGGGGATCAAGATCCCGTTCCCACAGCGCGAATTGTCGGGGCGCGCCGAGACCGCCGGCTTCCGCGTCGCCGGCGGCGAGGGCCGCCAGACTGCGCGCGGGTCGGCCGCGAACACGCAGACAGACGGCGGGGGCCACGGGGGCGACGATGCCTGA
- a CDS encoding HemK2/MTQ2 family protein methyltransferase, whose product MPEETPPSDEADDTSTRDSLAARRGLDAPVYAPAEDSGLLAEAAVEHARGVTLEVGTGSGWVAEKVLSESDATRVLGSDVNPHATRRARDRGVEAMCADLLTPFREDALDTVLFNPPYLPTDPDNEWDDWQEAALSGGESGRELIEPFLDDLPRVLAPDGVALLLVSSLTGFADVVEYAVDAGFHAETVAEESYPFETLSILALRRRA is encoded by the coding sequence ATGCCTGAGGAGACGCCGCCGTCAGACGAGGCTGACGACACGAGCACGCGCGACTCGCTGGCTGCGCGGCGCGGCCTCGACGCGCCCGTGTACGCGCCCGCGGAGGATTCGGGCCTCCTCGCCGAGGCCGCAGTCGAACACGCCCGCGGCGTGACGCTGGAGGTCGGCACCGGATCTGGCTGGGTGGCCGAGAAGGTGCTCAGCGAGTCCGACGCGACGCGGGTGCTCGGCAGCGACGTGAACCCACACGCGACGCGGCGCGCCCGCGACCGCGGTGTGGAGGCGATGTGCGCGGATCTGCTGACGCCGTTCCGCGAGGACGCGCTCGACACGGTGCTGTTCAACCCGCCGTACCTCCCGACCGACCCGGACAACGAGTGGGACGACTGGCAGGAGGCGGCGCTGTCGGGCGGCGAGTCGGGTCGCGAACTCATCGAACCGTTCCTCGACGACTTGCCCCGCGTGCTCGCGCCCGACGGCGTCGCGCTGCTGTTGGTGTCCTCGCTCACCGGCTTCGCCGACGTGGTCGAGTACGCCGTGGACGCCGGGTTCCACGCGGAGACGGTCGCCGAGGAGTCGTACCCGTTCGAGACGCTGTCGATCCTCGCACTCCGCCGCCGCGCGTGA
- a CDS encoding 5-methyltetrahydropteroyltriglutamate--homocysteine methyltransferase, whose translation MTDVVATTPGLYPLPDWAKGELSDLKGHQKHDLIDGAEGAAVTDVYDDVRAELVADQREAGLDRVVEGQGRWDDMLAHPLTVHDAVETGGIVRYYDNNNFYRDPRVVDDLTPSGDVAAELTAASDLLGDDALQAVLPGPYTLADLATDEHYGDEAEFLDAVGEFLAGEVEAFPAHDTLFLLEPSYVTNTPGDDLNELASETIDRVAAATDADVVVQTYWDAFEEKAYAHLMDADIDAVGFDFVAADRAANLECINELGTTDDIALGLVDGQNTLVEGAETVAERVDWVHDQIPAQTFDTTYVTPNTETFYLPVNKHKAKLSVLAEAADIAAAEEVEA comes from the coding sequence ATGACCGACGTAGTCGCCACCACACCGGGGCTGTACCCACTCCCGGACTGGGCGAAAGGCGAACTCTCCGACCTGAAGGGCCACCAGAAACACGACCTCATCGACGGCGCCGAGGGCGCGGCGGTGACGGACGTGTACGACGACGTGCGCGCCGAACTCGTCGCCGACCAGCGCGAGGCCGGCCTCGACCGCGTCGTCGAGGGCCAGGGCCGCTGGGACGACATGCTCGCGCACCCGCTCACCGTCCACGACGCCGTTGAGACGGGCGGCATCGTCCGCTACTACGACAACAACAACTTCTACCGCGACCCGCGCGTCGTCGACGACCTCACGCCGTCGGGCGACGTGGCCGCGGAACTGACCGCGGCGAGCGACCTGCTCGGCGACGACGCACTGCAGGCGGTCCTGCCGGGGCCGTACACGCTCGCGGACCTGGCGACCGACGAGCACTACGGTGACGAGGCCGAGTTCCTCGACGCCGTCGGCGAGTTCCTCGCCGGCGAGGTGGAGGCGTTCCCCGCCCACGATACGCTGTTCCTCCTCGAGCCGTCGTACGTGACGAACACGCCCGGTGACGACCTGAACGAACTCGCCAGCGAGACCATCGACCGCGTCGCCGCGGCGACGGACGCCGACGTCGTCGTGCAGACGTACTGGGACGCGTTCGAGGAGAAGGCGTACGCGCACCTGATGGACGCCGACATCGACGCCGTCGGCTTCGACTTCGTCGCCGCCGACCGCGCGGCGAACCTGGAGTGCATCAACGAACTCGGCACGACCGACGACATCGCACTCGGCCTCGTCGACGGGCAGAACACGCTCGTCGAAGGCGCCGAGACGGTCGCCGAGCGCGTCGACTGGGTTCACGACCAGATCCCCGCACAGACGTTCGACACGACGTACGTGACGCCCAACACCGAGACGTTCTACCTGCCCGTGAACAAGCACAAGGCCAAGTTGTCCGTGCTCGCGGAGGCCGCAGACATCGCCGCCGCCGAGGAGGTGGAGGCGTGA
- a CDS encoding methionine synthase, with protein sequence MSRNPANREQFRPEGHEHDHFLLTTVVGSYPKPKWLNRARDLFEDEDHDFGEAEWTEATDDACRVITHEHERAGLDTVVDGEMRREEMVEFFAERIDGYEFNGPVKVWGHNYFDKPSVVEDVEYDEPWLVDEFEFAADVASRPVKVPITGPYTLANWAFNESYEDDEALAYDLADLVNEEIEKLVEAGARYIQIDEPALATTPDDHAIVGECLERIVADIPDEVRIGLHVCYGDYSRVYPEINDYPIDEFDVELCNDDYEQIETFADGEFAPDLALGVVDAHVAEVESVEEIKENILQGLKVVPPEKLTVSPDCGLKLLPREAAYGKMENLVQAAREVEQELDEGTIDVPAIGDAAPADD encoded by the coding sequence GTGAGCCGCAACCCCGCGAACCGCGAGCAGTTCCGCCCGGAGGGCCACGAACACGACCACTTCCTGCTGACGACCGTCGTCGGGTCGTACCCGAAGCCGAAGTGGCTGAATCGTGCGCGCGACCTGTTCGAGGACGAGGACCACGACTTCGGCGAGGCCGAGTGGACCGAGGCGACCGACGACGCCTGTCGCGTCATCACCCACGAGCACGAGCGTGCGGGCCTCGACACGGTCGTCGACGGCGAGATGCGCCGCGAGGAGATGGTCGAGTTCTTCGCCGAGCGCATCGACGGCTACGAGTTCAACGGGCCGGTGAAGGTGTGGGGCCACAACTACTTCGACAAGCCGTCGGTCGTCGAGGACGTCGAGTACGACGAACCGTGGCTCGTCGACGAGTTCGAGTTCGCCGCCGACGTGGCTAGCCGTCCGGTGAAGGTGCCGATCACCGGCCCGTACACGCTGGCCAACTGGGCGTTCAACGAGTCGTACGAGGACGACGAGGCGCTGGCGTACGACCTGGCGGACCTCGTGAACGAGGAGATCGAGAAACTCGTCGAGGCAGGCGCGCGCTACATCCAGATCGACGAGCCCGCGCTGGCGACGACGCCGGACGACCACGCCATCGTCGGCGAGTGTCTCGAACGCATCGTCGCGGACATCCCCGACGAAGTGCGCATCGGCCTCCACGTCTGTTACGGCGACTACTCGCGCGTCTACCCGGAGATCAACGACTACCCGATCGACGAGTTCGACGTGGAACTGTGCAACGACGACTACGAGCAGATCGAGACGTTCGCGGACGGCGAGTTCGCGCCCGACCTCGCGCTCGGCGTCGTCGACGCCCACGTCGCCGAGGTGGAGTCCGTCGAGGAGATCAAAGAGAACATTCTGCAGGGCCTGAAGGTCGTGCCCCCGGAGAAGCTCACCGTCAGCCCCGACTGCGGGCTGAAGCTCCTCCCGCGCGAGGCCGCCTACGGCAAGATGGAGAACTTGGTGCAGGCCGCCCGCGAGGTGGAGCAAGAACTGGACGAGGGCACCATCGACGTGCCCGCTATCGGCGACGCGGCGCCGGCGGACGACTGA
- a CDS encoding BGTF surface domain-containing protein, with protein sequence MKPSTSSRLVTVAIVLLAVTGVAGTVAADADGSLTTMNETVRVHAVENATIEGSADLSAGTTVSVRIQSTDDTSPQFFKSADATVGEDGTFAAEFDLADLAPGDSFSVTVATDTSTVAEAEGAVVAADEPVTPTATATETTGPGLGPVAAVSALAAAAAAAHRRS encoded by the coding sequence ATGAAGCCCTCCACCAGCAGTCGACTCGTTACTGTCGCGATAGTACTACTCGCCGTCACCGGCGTCGCCGGAACGGTCGCCGCCGACGCCGACGGGTCGCTCACCACGATGAACGAGACCGTCCGCGTCCACGCCGTCGAGAACGCGACCATCGAGGGGTCGGCGGATCTGTCCGCCGGAACGACAGTTTCGGTCAGGATCCAGTCCACCGATGACACCTCTCCGCAGTTCTTCAAGAGCGCCGACGCGACCGTCGGCGAGGACGGGACGTTCGCCGCCGAGTTCGACCTCGCGGATCTGGCCCCCGGAGACTCCTTCAGCGTGACCGTCGCCACCGATACCTCGACCGTCGCCGAGGCCGAGGGGGCGGTCGTCGCCGCCGACGAACCGGTCACGCCGACCGCGACGGCGACCGAGACGACCGGCCCTGGGTTGGGTCCGGTCGCGGCAGTGTCGGCGCTGGCGGCCGCCGCCGCGGCGGCTCACCGCCGGTCGTGA
- a CDS encoding enoyl-CoA hydratase/isomerase family protein: MIRYDRHGEVATVTFDRPEKRNALTLDGLRSFREALDRGAEEARAVVIRGAGPAFCAGDDIASIAGLGDDVAPGTLATRLYDALFGPEQVEVPVIAAVDGPAYGGGFEIVAAADLAVATADSTFALPEATIGAYPPYAVARVGEACGRKRLLELALTGDPIDAATAAEWGLCNRVVDDGGLDDAVDELTDAVCAVPEPAVSLVKRYVRAASADPDERARLVEGFSAVAAEPDCLAAAERFVAGDE; encoded by the coding sequence GTGATCCGCTACGACCGACACGGCGAGGTAGCCACGGTGACGTTCGACCGTCCAGAGAAACGCAACGCCCTGACCCTCGACGGACTCCGGTCGTTCCGCGAGGCGCTCGACCGCGGCGCCGAGGAGGCACGCGCGGTCGTGATCCGCGGGGCGGGTCCGGCGTTCTGTGCGGGCGACGACATCGCCTCGATCGCCGGGTTGGGCGACGACGTGGCCCCCGGAACGCTGGCGACCAGACTGTACGACGCACTGTTCGGCCCCGAGCAGGTCGAGGTCCCGGTGATCGCCGCCGTCGACGGCCCCGCGTACGGCGGCGGCTTCGAAATCGTCGCCGCGGCGGATCTAGCGGTCGCGACCGCCGACTCGACGTTTGCGCTTCCAGAGGCCACGATCGGGGCGTACCCGCCGTACGCCGTCGCGCGCGTCGGCGAGGCGTGCGGCCGCAAGCGACTGCTCGAACTCGCGCTCACCGGCGACCCCATCGACGCCGCGACGGCCGCCGAGTGGGGACTGTGCAACCGGGTCGTCGACGACGGTGGGCTAGACGACGCCGTCGACGAACTCACGGACGCGGTGTGTGCGGTGCCCGAGCCAGCGGTGTCGCTGGTGAAGCGATACGTGCGGGCGGCGTCGGCGGACCCGGACGAACGCGCCCGACTGGTCGAGGGGTTCTCGGCGGTCGCGGCCGAACCCGACTGCCTCGCGGCCGCCGAACGCTTCGTCGCCGGCGACGAGTGA
- a CDS encoding ribose 1,5-bisphosphate isomerase, which produces MTDGPPLAEAVDDIADDIATMEIRGAATIARAAADAVAAQARETDADSPEAFRSSMRSAGRRLYDTRPTAVSLPNALRYTLGRMEGDDVETLRDSVLAAATAFTDRLDRAQRDLGRVGANRLRDGDTVMTHCHSTDALACVEHAVEQGKDISAIVKETRPRNQGHITATQLREMGVDVTLVVDSAARRYLDDADHVLVGADSIAADGGVVNKIGTSGLAVNARERGVPIMVAAQTIKLHPDTLTGHTVEIEMRDETEVIDDDDRAEIGEITVENPAFDVTPPRYVDAIVTESGQFPPESIVTLMRELFGESADRPWEEPTSGAAER; this is translated from the coding sequence ATGACCGACGGACCCCCACTCGCCGAGGCGGTCGACGACATCGCCGACGACATCGCGACGATGGAGATCCGTGGCGCCGCCACCATCGCCCGCGCGGCCGCCGACGCCGTCGCCGCGCAGGCACGGGAGACCGACGCCGACTCTCCCGAGGCGTTCCGCTCGTCGATGCGTTCGGCGGGGCGCCGCCTGTACGACACGCGCCCGACCGCCGTCTCGCTCCCGAACGCCCTCCGCTACACGCTCGGCCGGATGGAGGGCGACGACGTGGAGACGCTGCGCGACTCCGTGCTCGCGGCGGCGACGGCCTTCACCGACCGCCTCGACCGTGCCCAGCGCGACCTCGGTCGCGTCGGGGCCAACCGCCTGCGCGACGGCGACACGGTGATGACCCACTGCCACTCGACGGACGCGCTCGCGTGTGTCGAGCACGCCGTCGAGCAGGGGAAGGACATCTCGGCGATCGTGAAGGAGACGCGCCCGCGCAACCAGGGGCACATCACCGCCACGCAACTGCGCGAGATGGGCGTCGACGTGACGCTGGTCGTCGACTCGGCGGCCCGCCGCTACCTTGATGACGCCGACCACGTGCTCGTGGGCGCCGACTCCATCGCCGCCGACGGCGGCGTGGTCAACAAGATCGGGACCTCCGGGCTGGCGGTCAACGCCCGCGAGCGCGGCGTGCCGATCATGGTCGCCGCCCAGACGATCAAACTCCACCCGGACACGCTCACCGGCCACACCGTCGAGATCGAGATGCGCGACGAGACGGAAGTGATCGACGACGACGACCGCGCCGAAATCGGCGAGATCACCGTCGAGAACCCCGCCTTCGATGTGACGCCGCCGCGCTACGTCGACGCCATCGTCACCGAGTCCGGGCAGTTCCCGCCCGAGAGCATCGTGACGCTGATGCGCGAACTGTTCGGCGAGAGCGCCGACCGCCCGTGGGAGGAGCCGACGAGCGGGGCCGCCGAGCGATGA
- a CDS encoding carbohydrate kinase family protein, producing MTGGPGRAGDASDRGRPRVLCAGHVNWDVTLIVDRLPAPDGEVKIQRRHQAGGGSAANVAAVLAGLDADASLFGSVGADESGTLARRELSTAGVHTYLVEADGETAVKYLIVDADGEVMVLSGEGANEAYTAEDLPPGTLTADTDLLHLTNQPPAVAAALAERAREVGATVSFAPGRQFVDRDFSETLPLADLVFCNRREAAALLDEDDDGATAYGALREDATLVVTHGSAGSEVHDRATGQTTTHDSFAADVVDTTGAGDAFAAGLLAARLDGADLDRSLAVANACGALAAGEVGARVDLSWGRIEAFLDET from the coding sequence ATGACCGGGGGACCGGGTCGCGCCGGCGACGCGTCGGACCGGGGGCGACCCCGCGTCTTGTGTGCGGGACACGTGAACTGGGACGTGACACTCATTGTCGACCGACTCCCGGCGCCAGACGGCGAAGTGAAGATCCAGCGGCGTCACCAGGCAGGCGGCGGGAGCGCGGCCAACGTCGCCGCCGTCCTCGCGGGCCTCGACGCGGACGCATCGCTGTTCGGCTCGGTCGGCGCCGACGAGTCCGGGACGCTCGCTCGCCGAGAGCTGTCGACCGCGGGCGTCCACACGTACCTCGTCGAGGCGGACGGCGAGACCGCCGTGAAGTACCTGATCGTCGACGCCGACGGCGAGGTGATGGTGCTGTCCGGCGAGGGGGCGAACGAGGCGTACACCGCCGAGGACCTCCCGCCGGGGACGCTCACCGCCGACACGGATCTGCTCCACCTGACGAACCAGCCGCCGGCGGTCGCCGCCGCGCTGGCCGAGCGTGCCCGCGAGGTCGGTGCGACGGTGAGCTTCGCCCCCGGTCGTCAGTTCGTCGACCGCGACTTCTCCGAGACGCTCCCGCTCGCGGATCTGGTGTTCTGCAACCGCCGTGAGGCGGCGGCCCTGCTCGACGAGGACGACGACGGCGCGACCGCCTACGGTGCGCTCCGCGAGGACGCCACGCTGGTCGTCACCCACGGGTCGGCGGGGTCGGAGGTCCACGACCGCGCCACGGGGCAGACGACCACCCACGATAGCTTCGCCGCCGACGTGGTCGACACGACCGGCGCGGGCGACGCGTTCGCCGCGGGCTTACTCGCCGCACGGCTCGACGGCGCCGACCTCGACCGGTCGCTGGCGGTCGCGAACGCCTGTGGTGCGCTCGCCGCCGGCGAGGTGGGTGCGCGCGTCGACCTCTCGTGGGGCCGTATCGAGGCGTTCCTCGACGAGACGTGA